A window of the Budorcas taxicolor isolate Tak-1 chromosome 8, Takin1.1, whole genome shotgun sequence genome harbors these coding sequences:
- the NKX2-6 gene encoding homeobox protein Nkx-2.6 produces the protein MLLNPVTSTPFSVNDILSLEREHLSPDALQLQRTPRSPENFQYLRRVPEQRGSEVPSIRSTDSEDRRQEGSEPSGDPCELVTEMDARPVGEPESVLCGASFPGGGTRVPERCEGDSGGGARGDGAEHPTARPRRKPRVLFSQAQVLALERRFKQQRYLSAPEREHLASALQLTSTQVKIWFQNRRYKCKRQRQDKSLELAGHPLAPRRVAVPVLVRDGKPCLGPSAPAFPGPYGAAAAPYSCYGHYAGAPYCAGYGGGYAGAPPGPAPPVPQASSGFGAGGPSASPQSPLPATLQGVRAW, from the exons ATGTTACTGAACCCCGTCACCTCCACTCCCTTTTCGGTCAATGACATTCTGAGCCTGGAGCGTGAGCATCTCAGCCCGGATGCCTTGCAACTCCAGAGAACACCGAGGAGCCCGGAAAACTTTCAGTACCTGCGACGGGTCCCAGAACAGCGAGGGTCTGAGGTCCCCAGCATCCGGAGCACAGACAgcgaagacagaaggcaggaaggGTCGGAGCCTTCCGGGGATCCCTGTGAGTTAGTCACAGAGATGGATGCTAGACCGGTGGGTGAGCCAG AGTCCGTCCTCTGCGGAGCCTCGTTCCCTGGCGGTGGGACCCGGGTGCCTGAGCGCTGCGAAGGGGACAGCGGTGGCGGCGCGCGCGGGGACGGCGCGGAGCATCCCACTGCACGGCCCCGGCGGAAGCCGCGCGTGCTCTTCTCGCAGGCGCAGGTGTTGGCGCTGGAGCGGCGTTTCAAGCAGCAACGGTACCTGTCAGCCCCGGAACGCGAGCATCTGGCTAGCGCGCTGCAGCTCACGTCGACGCAGGTCAAGATCTGGTTCCAGAACCGACGTTACAAGTGCAAGAGACAGCGCCAGGACAAGTCCCTGGAACTGGCGGGCCACCCCCTAGCGCCGCGCCGGGTGGCGGTGCCCGTGCTGGTGCGCGATGGCAAGCCCTGCCTGGGACCCAGCGCTCCCGCTTTCCCGGGCCCCTACGGGGCGGCAGCGGCGCCCTATTCCTGCTACGGCCACTACGCGGGCGCTCCCTACTGTGCCGGCTACGGCGGCGGCTACGCGGGCGCACCCCCGGGTCCCGCGCCCCCAGTCCCCCAGGCCAGTTCGGGCTTCGGCGCAGGTGGGCCGAGCGCCAGCCCGCAGAGCCCTCTGCCCGCCACGCTGCAGGGTGTCAGGGCCTGGTGA
- the NKX3-1 gene encoding homeobox protein Nkx-3.1 — protein MLRTPEPRPGNAGAVGCSPHAVPPTQTKPLTSFFIQDILWDGADRRGGHAGSPQPQPSRQPSRLYPRRDPKPEPEGGRGGARAPEDQQSDQTRAGSEEAEKPVETEPDGHLETYLLDCENPPSALQSLPPATKQPQKRSRAAFSHTQVIELERKFSHQKYLSAPERAHLAKNLKLTETQVKIWFQNRRYKTKRKQLTSDLGNLEKHSSLPALKEEGFSQGSLISVHNTYPYYPYVYCLGGWSPTFW, from the exons ATGCTCCGGACTCCGGAGCCACGGCCCGGGAACGCGGGGGCCGTAGGCTGCAGTCCGCATGCTGTGCCGCCCACCCAGACCAAGCCGCTCACCTCCTTCTTCATCCAGGACATCCTTTGGGACGGCGCTGACCGGCGCGGAGGTCACGCGGGCAGTCCACAGCCGCAGCCTTCGCGTCAGCCTTCTCGCCTCTACCCGAGGCGAGACCCGAAGCCGGAGCCCGAGGGAGGAAGAGGCGGCGCCCGGGCGCCGGAGGACCAGCAGAGCGACCAGACCCGCGCCGGGAGCGAGGAGGCCGAGAAACCGGTGGAGACCGAGCCAG ATGGGCACTTAGAGACTTATCTGCTGGACTGTGAAAACCCTCCCAGCGCCTTACAGAGCCTACCCCCAGCCACCAAACAGCCTCAGAAGCGCTCCCGGGCTGCCTTCTCTCACACTCAGGTCATTGAGTTGGAGAGGAAATTCAGCCATCAGAAGTATCTGTCGGCCCCCGAAAGGGCTCACCTGGCCAAGAACCTCAAGCTCACGGAGACCCAAGTGAAAATATGGTTCCAGAACAGACGCTATAAAACCAAGCGGAAGCAGCTCACCTCGGACCTGGGCAACCTGGAGAAGCACTCTTCCTTGCCAGCTCTCAAAGAGGAGGGCTTCTCACAGGGCTCCCTCATCTCCGTGCACAATACCTACCCTTACTACCCCTACGTTTACTGCCTGGGTGGCTGGAGCCCAACTTTCTGGTAA